From one Paenibacillus terrae HPL-003 genomic stretch:
- a CDS encoding ABC transporter ATP-binding protein, producing the protein MFKELIDPFRQPTPPSGVLCNPAGAEGRRKAKAKNWSGTLGRIWAYLARRKAKLMLVLFMVLLSSGLALLGPYLVGVAVDDFLEGPGGRTWIYFLIGLGAVYLLNSLTSWLQNIWMIEIAQETVYRMRFDLFSHLHRLPIPFYGKHQQGEIMSRLTNDIENVSSTLNSSAIQIFSSVLTLVGTLTVMLWLSPLMTLLTFIVVPLMAVGMRWITRRTGPLYKERQKNLGELNGYIEETLSGQQIIKAFSQEKRVIRGFGERNDRIRLSGFWAQTISGFIPKLMNGLNNLSFAIVAGIGGILAIHGSITIGTIIIFVEYARQFTRPLNDLANQWNTLLSAIAGAERVFEILDEDEESKDEHGAVELEEVEGAVRFTDVSFGYDEGSDTLEGISFAAKPGEMIALVGPTGAGKTTLIQLISRFYSPDKGMITLDGRDITTIQRESLRSRMAFVLQDSFLFQGTIRENIRFGRLDATDEEVEEASKLANAHSFIMRMKDGYDKVLEANGSGISQGQKQLLAIARAILANPSILVLDEATSSIDTITEMKIQEGLERLMQGRTSFVIAHRLNTIRQADRILVLKDGRLDEQGSHDELLAHKGFYSDLYYGQLKRQSS; encoded by the coding sequence ATGTTCAAGGAACTCATTGATCCGTTCCGTCAGCCTACACCGCCGTCCGGTGTGCTGTGCAACCCGGCAGGAGCAGAGGGACGCCGCAAAGCCAAGGCCAAGAACTGGTCTGGCACGCTGGGCAGGATATGGGCTTATCTGGCCCGCCGCAAGGCCAAGCTGATGCTGGTGCTGTTCATGGTACTGCTCAGCTCCGGGCTGGCCTTGCTGGGTCCGTATTTGGTCGGCGTAGCGGTGGATGATTTTCTCGAAGGTCCGGGCGGACGCACATGGATTTATTTTCTTATTGGGCTGGGGGCTGTATATTTGCTTAATTCGCTGACCTCTTGGCTGCAAAATATCTGGATGATTGAGATCGCTCAAGAGACCGTGTACCGGATGCGTTTTGACCTGTTTTCGCATTTGCATCGCTTGCCGATCCCTTTTTATGGTAAACATCAGCAGGGAGAGATCATGAGTCGATTGACCAATGATATCGAAAATGTCAGTTCTACGCTGAATAGCTCAGCCATTCAGATTTTTTCGAGCGTATTGACGCTGGTGGGTACACTCACAGTCATGCTGTGGCTGAGTCCGCTGATGACACTGCTGACCTTTATCGTGGTGCCGCTGATGGCAGTCGGGATGCGCTGGATTACGCGCCGTACAGGACCTTTATATAAGGAACGGCAGAAGAACCTGGGCGAACTGAACGGATATATCGAGGAAACGCTGTCCGGGCAGCAAATTATCAAAGCATTTTCACAGGAAAAGAGGGTTATTCGCGGCTTTGGTGAACGTAATGACCGTATCCGTCTGTCGGGCTTCTGGGCACAAACGATTTCCGGTTTTATCCCCAAGCTGATGAACGGCCTGAACAATCTCAGCTTTGCCATTGTGGCAGGAATCGGCGGGATTTTGGCCATTCACGGTTCTATTACCATCGGGACGATCATCATCTTTGTAGAGTATGCCCGCCAGTTCACCAGGCCGCTGAACGATCTGGCTAACCAGTGGAATACCCTGCTGTCCGCTATTGCTGGAGCTGAGCGCGTATTTGAAATACTGGATGAGGATGAGGAGTCCAAGGACGAGCACGGCGCAGTGGAGCTGGAGGAGGTCGAGGGCGCAGTTCGGTTTACCGATGTTTCCTTTGGCTATGATGAAGGGAGCGATACGTTAGAAGGCATTTCCTTTGCAGCCAAACCCGGCGAAATGATCGCATTGGTCGGTCCGACCGGGGCGGGAAAAACAACGCTGATTCAGCTAATATCCCGTTTTTACAGTCCCGACAAGGGAATGATCACGCTGGACGGGCGCGACATTACGACCATACAGCGTGAAAGCTTGCGCTCCCGTATGGCGTTTGTGCTACAGGATTCCTTCCTGTTTCAGGGAACAATTCGGGAAAATATCCGCTTCGGCAGGCTAGATGCCACTGATGAAGAGGTAGAGGAAGCATCGAAGCTGGCGAATGCCCATTCCTTTATCATGCGGATGAAGGACGGATACGATAAGGTGCTGGAAGCTAACGGCAGCGGCATCAGCCAAGGACAAAAACAACTGCTGGCTATTGCCCGCGCTATTTTGGCCAACCCTTCCATTCTTGTTCTCGACGAGGCAACTAGCAGCATCGACACGATTACCGAGATGAAAATACAAGAAGGACTGGAGCGGCTTATGCAAGGGCGAACAAGCTTTGTCATCGCGCACAGACTGAATACCATTCGTCAGGCTGACCGGATTCTGGTCTTGAAGGACGGTCGTCTGGATGAGCAAGGCTCCCATGATGAACTGCTGGCTCATAAAGGCTTTTACAGTGATTTATATTATGGGCAGTTGAAAAGGCAAAGCTCTTAG
- a CDS encoding NAD-dependent malic enzyme: MAFNSLILRLELIHSQINFGEVASTISRAGGDITSIDVIRPGQDSSVRDITVHVAEIAETALIESLKSLAGIQLINVSDRTFLAHLGGKISVQPNLPIKNRDDLSRVYTPGVARVCTSIHENPKKAYSLTIKRNTVAVVTDGTAVLGLGDIGPHAAAPVMEGKAMLFKQLAGVDAFPICLDTKDTEEIIRTIKAISPIFGGINLEDISSPRCFEIETRLAEELDVPVFHDDQHGTAVVVIAGLLNALKVVGKRIENVRVVVNGIGAAGVSICKMLLAAGVSRLVPVDRDGAIVRGGTYPYPMWQWLADQPQVEPESGTLKEVIRDADVFIGVSRGNLLNASDVQGMAVDSIVFAMANPEPEIAPEQAIPHVRVFATGRSDYPNQINNVLVFPGIFRGALDCRARHINEPMKLAAARAIASVVSERELNEQYIIPSIFNEQVVTEVRKAVIEAAILTGTARRIPPDFR; the protein is encoded by the coding sequence GTGGCCTTTAATAGTCTGATTCTTCGATTGGAACTCATTCATTCCCAAATAAACTTCGGTGAGGTCGCATCAACGATCAGCCGTGCTGGAGGAGACATTACTTCCATTGATGTTATCCGCCCCGGACAGGATTCGTCCGTTCGCGACATCACCGTCCACGTTGCTGAAATAGCGGAGACTGCGCTCATCGAATCACTCAAGTCGTTAGCAGGTATTCAACTCATTAACGTTTCTGACCGCACGTTTCTCGCGCACCTGGGGGGTAAAATATCAGTCCAACCCAATTTGCCGATCAAAAATCGGGATGATCTGTCACGGGTATATACGCCGGGAGTGGCCCGGGTCTGTACGTCCATTCATGAAAATCCGAAAAAAGCGTACTCCCTGACCATCAAACGAAATACCGTCGCGGTTGTAACCGATGGTACTGCTGTGCTGGGGCTTGGCGATATCGGCCCGCATGCGGCTGCACCCGTGATGGAAGGCAAAGCGATGCTGTTCAAGCAACTGGCAGGAGTCGATGCATTCCCCATTTGTCTGGACACAAAGGATACAGAGGAAATCATTCGTACGATTAAGGCGATCAGCCCGATTTTCGGGGGGATTAATTTAGAGGACATCAGTTCTCCACGCTGTTTCGAGATTGAAACCCGTCTGGCTGAAGAATTAGATGTTCCCGTCTTTCACGATGATCAGCATGGGACGGCGGTGGTTGTGATTGCCGGGTTGCTGAATGCACTGAAGGTGGTTGGCAAGCGGATCGAAAATGTTCGGGTCGTTGTCAACGGAATCGGGGCCGCGGGCGTGTCGATATGCAAAATGCTGCTGGCCGCAGGGGTAAGCCGACTGGTTCCGGTAGATCGGGATGGAGCCATCGTACGAGGCGGCACCTATCCCTATCCGATGTGGCAATGGCTGGCGGATCAGCCACAAGTAGAGCCCGAGTCAGGCACCTTAAAGGAGGTCATTCGGGATGCGGATGTGTTCATCGGCGTGTCACGCGGCAATCTGCTGAATGCCTCAGATGTACAGGGGATGGCGGTGGACAGTATTGTATTTGCCATGGCCAATCCAGAGCCAGAGATTGCGCCTGAGCAAGCTATCCCGCATGTTCGTGTATTTGCCACGGGTCGCAGCGACTATCCCAACCAAATTAACAATGTGCTTGTGTTTCCAGGCATCTTCAGGGGAGCGCTCGATTGCCGGGCGCGTCACATCAACGAGCCGATGAAATTGGCCGCCGCCCGCGCGATTGCCTCTGTCGTAAGTGAACGGGAGTTAAACGAGCAATATATTATTCCAAGCATCTTCAACGAACAGGTCGTTACCGAGGTGAGGAAGGCCGTAATTGAAGCGGCTATTTTGACGGGAACGGCTCGGCGTATTCCACCGGATTTCAGATAG
- a CDS encoding response regulator, translating into MSKPIKSPFRVLLVEDDPMVQEVNRLFIEQVGGFQVVGLASNGLRGLELIEELKPDLVFLDVFMPSLDGIATLQRIRSMALPVDVVVVTAAKDTDTIREMMRNGAFDYIMKPFKVERIHHTLERYRAQQAGLWAEEVGTQEELDLIIMQNGGAAKKAVVSASVYEEWAMSYDELPKGLNAATLKQVLAVMEQHGGKLSAEETAEGVGIARVTARRYLDYLEKRGIVRLVVHYGGVGRPVNRYELLRDQKDHK; encoded by the coding sequence ATGAGTAAACCTATTAAATCACCTTTTCGTGTGCTACTGGTCGAGGATGATCCGATGGTACAAGAGGTGAATCGGCTTTTTATCGAACAAGTTGGCGGGTTTCAGGTCGTAGGCCTGGCTTCCAATGGGCTTCGGGGGTTGGAACTGATCGAGGAGCTAAAGCCTGATCTGGTTTTTCTCGACGTGTTCATGCCGTCGCTGGATGGGATAGCGACCTTGCAGCGCATCCGCTCCATGGCACTGCCTGTAGATGTAGTTGTCGTGACCGCCGCGAAGGATACGGATACGATCCGCGAAATGATGCGAAACGGAGCGTTCGATTATATCATGAAGCCGTTCAAGGTAGAGCGTATCCACCATACGCTGGAGCGTTACCGGGCGCAGCAGGCTGGATTATGGGCGGAAGAAGTAGGAACCCAGGAAGAGCTGGACCTCATTATTATGCAAAATGGAGGAGCAGCTAAGAAAGCGGTAGTCTCTGCTTCAGTATACGAGGAATGGGCGATGTCCTACGATGAGCTGCCAAAGGGCTTGAATGCTGCCACCCTGAAGCAGGTGCTGGCGGTCATGGAGCAGCATGGCGGCAAACTGTCTGCTGAAGAAACCGCGGAGGGAGTGGGGATTGCCCGTGTAACGGCAAGAAGATACCTGGATTATCTGGAGAAAAGAGGGATTGTGCGCCTGGTTGTGCATTACGGCGGGGTCGGTCGTCCTGTGAATCGGTATGAGCTGCTGCGTGATCAAAAAGACCATAAGTAA
- a CDS encoding AraC family transcriptional regulator — protein MNGSLFELRLRDGDYSPRFFAYYYKLWHDYTMPYHDHHSTEIMYMISGLCRVDVQTGEKAGESITLRKGEFIMLDAGVSHRLVVEGEQPCRMLNVEFGFTEGVRVGPSIRQMAGEEQKVAAFMSRPFPYLVLSDPEEVYFTLKSLVLELDQRKKHPGAMAELLFMQLLVRIARLREEAEHSNTQQTDMYVKRCLEFLHLNYDQDIVVKDMAAAVNLHPGYLHRIFKKHTGQTLTAYLTMLRMDKARMLLQQTDIPIQEIADYVGVGSRQYFHMLFKKHTGKTPVEYRSAVERHVWNYAEEEGD, from the coding sequence ATGAACGGAAGTCTGTTTGAGCTACGGCTACGTGACGGGGATTATAGTCCCCGTTTTTTTGCTTACTATTACAAGCTGTGGCACGATTACACCATGCCGTATCACGATCATCATTCTACCGAAATTATGTACATGATCTCTGGCCTATGTCGGGTGGATGTGCAGACAGGAGAGAAGGCGGGAGAAAGCATCACGCTGCGTAAAGGGGAGTTTATTATGCTCGACGCGGGCGTGTCGCACCGACTGGTCGTGGAAGGAGAGCAACCGTGCCGGATGCTGAATGTGGAGTTCGGTTTTACGGAAGGGGTGCGAGTAGGTCCGTCTATCCGACAAATGGCAGGGGAAGAGCAGAAGGTTGCAGCCTTCATGTCGCGTCCGTTCCCGTATCTGGTACTGTCTGACCCGGAAGAGGTATATTTTACACTGAAAAGTCTCGTGCTTGAGCTGGATCAACGAAAAAAACATCCGGGTGCAATGGCAGAACTGCTTTTTATGCAACTGCTGGTGCGAATTGCGCGTCTGCGGGAAGAGGCAGAGCACAGCAACACGCAGCAAACGGATATGTACGTCAAACGCTGCCTTGAATTTCTCCATCTGAACTATGACCAGGATATTGTGGTCAAGGATATGGCAGCCGCCGTGAATCTTCACCCAGGGTATTTGCACCGTATTTTCAAGAAACATACGGGACAAACACTCACCGCTTATTTGACCATGCTGCGAATGGACAAGGCCCGAATGCTGCTTCAGCAAACGGACATTCCCATTCAGGAAATTGCCGATTACGTAGGTGTGGGCAGCAGGCAGTATTTTCATATGCTGTTCAAAAAGCACACGGGCAAGACACCAGTCGAATACCGCTCTGCTGTGGAACGCCATGTATGGAACTATGCGGAGGAGGAAGGGGACTGA
- a CDS encoding DctP family TRAP transporter solute-binding subunit, producing MKRAAGFGVLLVLGILTAYVIGFQRNFGEELPYDNEFSGLKDRIVIKFSHVVAENSPKGLAAAHFAQRVKEKSNDRIEIQVFPNGMRYSETTEVAALQRGEIQMIAPSFSNLNAIDPAWLVMDLPFAFENQAQVDQALNGQLGKRLSQTLEPYGMKGVAFWSNGFRQITNNAHSIRRPTDFTGLKFRIQPSKVLERQFEALGASTISTPFNEIYHNLETGTADGQENTISNILTKRFYQVQRYMTISNHSYLGYAVVFNKSYWDSLPSDAKLVLQEALEETTRWNKRETDENANRLNQLRQAGDITITRLSEDERMLWRKRLRVLYQEFTPVIGSDLMNMIQGP from the coding sequence GTGAAAAGAGCTGCTGGATTTGGTGTTTTGCTCGTACTGGGTATCCTAACGGCTTATGTGATCGGTTTTCAAAGGAATTTTGGTGAAGAGCTGCCTTATGATAATGAGTTTTCGGGCCTTAAGGATCGGATCGTGATCAAATTTAGCCATGTCGTTGCCGAAAACTCGCCCAAAGGACTGGCAGCCGCTCATTTTGCACAACGGGTTAAAGAAAAATCCAACGATCGGATTGAGATTCAAGTGTTCCCCAATGGAATGCGCTATTCAGAAACCACGGAAGTGGCTGCACTTCAACGGGGAGAAATCCAGATGATAGCCCCTTCGTTTTCCAATTTGAATGCGATTGATCCAGCCTGGCTCGTGATGGATCTTCCGTTTGCCTTCGAGAATCAGGCTCAGGTTGATCAGGCACTGAACGGACAATTGGGCAAGCGGTTATCGCAAACACTTGAACCCTATGGCATGAAAGGCGTCGCCTTTTGGTCGAACGGCTTTCGACAGATCACTAACAACGCTCATTCCATTAGACGACCCACAGACTTTACAGGCCTGAAATTCCGTATCCAGCCAAGCAAGGTGTTGGAACGTCAGTTTGAAGCACTTGGGGCATCGACCATTAGCACTCCTTTCAATGAAATATACCACAACCTGGAGACGGGCACGGCAGACGGACAGGAGAACACAATATCCAACATCCTTACCAAACGGTTTTACCAGGTGCAACGATATATGACCATCAGCAATCACAGCTATCTGGGGTATGCCGTCGTATTTAACAAATCCTATTGGGATAGCCTCCCAAGTGACGCCAAGCTGGTGCTGCAGGAGGCACTTGAGGAAACGACACGCTGGAACAAACGGGAAACAGATGAAAATGCCAATCGGCTTAACCAGCTGCGACAGGCCGGAGATATTACCATCACCCGTCTGTCCGAGGATGAGCGCATGCTTTGGAGGAAACGTCTGCGCGTACTCTATCAGGAGTTCACCCCCGTCATCGGGTCGGATCTGATGAATATGATTCAGGGACCTTAA
- a CDS encoding dicarboxylate/amino acid:cation symporter produces the protein MKLRINFKNLTVQVVIAIVLGILLGHFFPTTGEKLKVLGDAFIKLIKMVIAPIVFFTVVHGIASMGDMKKVGRIGGKALLYFEIVTTIALAIGLIVVNLVRPGAGIDVSKATGDVSQYAQKAAETSHGVVDFIVGIIPENVVSAMAGGELLPILFFAILFGLSLTAMGEQAKPVIVLFDKLSHAFFGIVNMVMKLSPIAAFGAMSYTIGKFGIGSLTSLGKLMGSVYLTMALFVIIVLGLIARMYGFSIFKFIAYIKEEILLVLGTSSSESALPRMMDKMEKYGCSKSVVGLVIPTGYSFNLDGTAIYLSMAAIFVAQASGVDMTIWQQLTLLGILMLTSKGAAGVTGSGFITLAATLAAFPSIPLAGMALLLGVDRFMSEARAITNLIGNGVATVIVAKSENEFHPGRQPEITPVPIELEKSSPLNSAVTKSV, from the coding sequence ATGAAACTGAGAATTAATTTTAAAAACTTGACGGTTCAGGTCGTTATCGCTATTGTTCTGGGCATTCTTCTGGGTCACTTTTTTCCTACAACAGGCGAAAAGCTCAAAGTGCTCGGAGACGCCTTTATCAAGCTCATCAAGATGGTCATCGCACCCATTGTATTTTTTACAGTTGTGCACGGAATTGCCAGCATGGGGGACATGAAGAAGGTTGGTCGTATCGGAGGAAAGGCTCTTCTCTATTTTGAAATCGTTACCACGATTGCGCTAGCCATTGGTCTGATCGTGGTCAATCTGGTAAGACCGGGAGCTGGCATTGATGTGAGCAAAGCAACCGGGGACGTATCTCAATATGCTCAAAAAGCAGCGGAAACAAGTCACGGGGTAGTTGATTTCATCGTGGGCATTATTCCTGAAAATGTAGTAAGCGCTATGGCAGGCGGAGAATTGCTGCCTATCCTGTTTTTTGCCATCCTCTTCGGGCTGTCACTGACGGCCATGGGGGAGCAAGCCAAACCCGTCATTGTCCTGTTCGACAAACTGTCACACGCCTTCTTTGGCATCGTCAATATGGTCATGAAATTGTCCCCAATCGCCGCATTTGGTGCCATGTCATATACGATTGGTAAATTCGGCATTGGGTCGTTAACCTCTCTCGGCAAGCTGATGGGTTCCGTTTACCTGACCATGGCCTTATTCGTTATCATTGTGCTTGGTCTGATTGCTCGCATGTACGGTTTCAGCATTTTCAAGTTTATCGCTTATATCAAAGAAGAAATTTTGCTTGTACTCGGTACTTCGTCCTCCGAGTCTGCCCTGCCACGTATGATGGACAAAATGGAGAAATACGGCTGCTCCAAATCGGTGGTTGGCCTGGTCATTCCAACGGGCTATTCGTTTAACCTGGATGGTACGGCGATCTATTTGTCCATGGCCGCCATATTTGTGGCTCAGGCCTCCGGCGTCGACATGACCATATGGCAGCAGTTGACACTGCTCGGTATTCTCATGTTGACCTCGAAGGGAGCCGCGGGCGTCACTGGTTCCGGTTTTATTACACTGGCAGCCACGTTGGCGGCATTCCCTTCGATCCCGCTAGCCGGGATGGCGCTGCTGCTTGGCGTCGACCGCTTCATGTCGGAAGCACGGGCCATCACCAATCTGATCGGTAACGGGGTCGCTACCGTCATCGTCGCCAAATCGGAAAATGAGTTTCATCCCGGCAGACAGCCGGAAATCACTCCAGTACCGATTGAGCTTGAAAAATCCAGCCCTTTAAACAGCGCTGTTACTAAATCGGTATAA
- a CDS encoding sugar porter family MFS transporter gives MTVIIKNESAQQKALQSEKPNMLFVTLVSIVAALGGILFGFDIAVVSGAVEFLQQRFSLNEFQVGWAVSSLIVGSVTGAALSGYMSERIGRKKVLLAAGFLFVVGSICSAVQDTFTGYVIFRMIGGVGIGITSTICPVYNAEIAPAKYRGRLVALNQLAIVTGIFLVYFQNSWIVSLGDEAWGVSTAWRWMFGVGAVPGLIFMLLMLFIPESPRWLIKQNRPYEALPILLKIHGEEAAKQEVLDIKESFKDESDSLKQVFAPGIRVALFIGVMLAIMQHITGINAILYYAPVIFKGMGLGTDASLTQTIWIGLINVLFTIVSVWLIDKAGRKVLLMIGTTLMTLCLVIIGAAFKMGLTTGPLVLIMILIYVAAYAISLGPIVWVMISEIFPNRIRGKAVAIASMALWAGDYLVSQAFPPLLSSAGPSNTFWIFGVISLFVVFFIWRKVPETKGRSLEQMENMWLGK, from the coding sequence ATGACAGTAATCATCAAAAATGAAAGCGCTCAACAGAAAGCGCTTCAATCAGAAAAACCCAATATGCTTTTTGTTACGCTGGTATCTATCGTAGCAGCGCTCGGAGGCATCCTGTTCGGTTTTGATATCGCGGTTGTTTCGGGAGCAGTCGAATTCCTACAGCAGCGTTTTTCGCTGAACGAATTTCAGGTTGGTTGGGCGGTGTCGAGCCTGATTGTCGGGAGTGTCACAGGAGCGGCTCTCTCCGGCTACATGAGTGAAAGGATCGGAAGAAAAAAGGTATTGCTGGCCGCCGGATTTTTATTCGTCGTCGGCTCGATCTGCTCTGCGGTTCAAGATACGTTCACCGGGTATGTAATCTTTCGCATGATCGGCGGCGTTGGCATAGGAATCACTTCCACCATTTGTCCGGTATACAACGCGGAGATCGCTCCCGCCAAATACCGAGGCCGTTTGGTTGCTTTAAATCAGCTGGCGATCGTAACGGGCATTTTCCTGGTTTATTTTCAGAATTCGTGGATTGTCAGTTTGGGGGATGAAGCCTGGGGTGTCTCGACGGCCTGGCGCTGGATGTTCGGAGTGGGAGCCGTTCCAGGACTGATCTTTATGCTCTTGATGCTCTTCATACCCGAAAGCCCGAGATGGCTAATTAAACAGAATCGGCCTTATGAAGCGCTGCCGATTCTGCTGAAAATTCACGGGGAAGAAGCCGCTAAACAGGAAGTGCTTGATATCAAGGAATCGTTCAAAGATGAGAGCGACTCACTTAAACAAGTGTTCGCTCCCGGTATTCGGGTCGCTCTCTTTATCGGTGTCATGCTCGCCATTATGCAGCATATTACCGGCATCAATGCCATTTTGTATTACGCGCCGGTTATCTTTAAAGGAATGGGACTTGGTACGGACGCCTCTTTGACCCAGACCATCTGGATCGGGTTGATCAATGTGTTGTTCACCATCGTATCCGTATGGCTGATCGACAAAGCGGGACGAAAAGTCCTGCTGATGATCGGCACCACGTTGATGACCCTCTGTTTGGTCATTATCGGAGCCGCCTTCAAAATGGGTTTGACCACCGGACCGCTCGTGCTCATCATGATATTGATCTACGTGGCCGCCTATGCTATATCGCTTGGGCCGATCGTATGGGTTATGATCTCGGAGATCTTTCCGAACCGCATTCGCGGCAAAGCAGTCGCCATCGCTTCGATGGCATTATGGGCCGGCGATTATCTGGTATCCCAGGCATTCCCTCCTCTGCTGAGTTCAGCCGGTCCGTCCAATACCTTCTGGATATTCGGAGTCATCTCGTTGTTCGTCGTATTCTTTATATGGCGCAAGGTTCCCGAAACCAAGGGGAGATCACTTGAACAGATGGAAAATATGTGGCTCGGAAAATGA
- a CDS encoding ATP-binding protein produces the protein MNRLRIYWKIMILSFGVVLFSLLIGGLFLFGSATRLKEEELKQRLTITAQTVANLPDVVERIDDPNASAVIAPMADKIRILNDAAYIVVLDMNRKRLSHPLSERIGGTFQARDDDAAFAEHTYVSKVRSEAGIGLRSFVPIMNASSEQVGVVVAGGLLPSVTEIIRQEKQSIIITSLLSLMFGVIGSALLARHIKLQMFNLEPQEIARMFRERSAAFQAMHEGVIAIDRNCIITIFNERAKQIFDVHRDVAGLPIREVIPDTRLPEVLDSGVAILSQELKIGGTIIWSNRIPIREQGVTMGAISIFQDKTEVTRMAEELTGVKEFVHALRAQNHEHMNKMHTVAGLLQLGQQNEALSYLFEVTEQQEEITRFLQKHFDDDGIAGLLLGKISRGKELGIDIRIDPDSRMNQFPRLIDRHDFVLLLGNLIENAFDALANTEVGSKEIYVSIQQDDEYMSILVEDNGCGMSETTKKRMLERGFTTKDGESRGMGLHLLSGIVTKGNGRLTCESSLGLGTSIEILFPLKERGSDDE, from the coding sequence ATGAACAGACTTCGCATATATTGGAAAATAATGATACTTTCATTTGGAGTCGTTCTTTTTTCTCTTTTGATCGGAGGTCTTTTTCTGTTCGGTAGTGCTACCCGGCTCAAGGAAGAAGAACTCAAGCAGCGGCTTACGATTACGGCCCAGACCGTTGCGAACCTGCCGGACGTAGTGGAAAGAATTGATGACCCGAATGCTTCTGCCGTGATTGCACCTATGGCGGACAAAATTCGGATCTTAAACGATGCGGCTTATATCGTCGTGCTTGATATGAACCGCAAACGGTTGTCTCATCCGCTTTCGGAGCGAATCGGCGGAACGTTTCAGGCTCGGGATGATGATGCCGCATTTGCTGAGCATACGTATGTCTCCAAAGTGCGCAGCGAAGCGGGCATTGGCTTGCGTTCCTTTGTGCCGATTATGAATGCTTCCTCGGAGCAGGTAGGCGTCGTTGTAGCGGGTGGCCTGCTGCCAAGCGTGACAGAGATTATCCGTCAGGAGAAGCAATCCATCATCATCACTTCGCTGCTGTCGCTGATGTTTGGTGTGATTGGCTCCGCATTGCTGGCCCGTCATATTAAGCTCCAGATGTTCAACCTGGAGCCGCAGGAGATTGCGAGAATGTTTCGTGAGCGAAGCGCAGCCTTTCAAGCGATGCATGAGGGGGTCATTGCGATTGACCGCAATTGCATCATTACGATTTTTAACGAACGAGCCAAACAAATCTTCGATGTGCACCGTGATGTAGCTGGCTTGCCGATCCGTGAGGTCATTCCGGATACCCGTTTGCCAGAAGTGCTGGATTCGGGAGTCGCGATTCTGAGTCAGGAGCTAAAAATTGGCGGGACCATTATTTGGAGCAACCGAATTCCCATTCGCGAACAGGGAGTTACGATGGGGGCAATCTCCATATTTCAGGATAAAACCGAGGTAACGAGAATGGCCGAGGAGCTCACAGGCGTCAAAGAGTTTGTTCATGCGCTTCGTGCACAAAATCATGAGCATATGAACAAAATGCATACTGTTGCCGGTTTGCTCCAGCTAGGACAGCAGAACGAGGCTTTGAGCTATCTGTTTGAGGTGACCGAGCAGCAGGAGGAGATTACACGCTTTCTGCAGAAGCATTTCGATGACGACGGAATTGCAGGTTTGCTGCTCGGCAAAATTAGCCGTGGCAAAGAGCTTGGCATTGATATTAGGATTGATCCTGACAGCAGAATGAATCAATTTCCCCGGCTGATTGACCGCCATGATTTTGTTCTGTTACTCGGAAATTTGATTGAGAATGCCTTCGATGCACTGGCGAATACAGAAGTCGGCTCCAAGGAGATTTATGTCAGCATCCAGCAGGATGACGAATATATGTCCATATTGGTCGAGGATAATGGCTGTGGCATGTCGGAGACGACGAAGAAACGAATGCTTGAACGCGGATTTACGACCAAGGACGGAGAGAGCCGCGGCATGGGGCTGCATTTACTGAGCGGGATTGTAACCAAGGGGAACGGCCGCCTGACATGCGAGTCTTCCCTTGGCTTGGGAACTTCGATAGAGATTTTATTTCCGTTGAAGGAGAGAGGGAGCGACGATGAGTAA